The following are encoded together in the Neofelis nebulosa isolate mNeoNeb1 chromosome 9, mNeoNeb1.pri, whole genome shotgun sequence genome:
- the LOC131486040 gene encoding basic proline-rich protein-like, with product MHLGWGPALCSLQAVVHTPTYGGVQMKPGSRGGHPVCGLMSGEPQASSDTADGSEEGRVPSPGRRTQAGCPPASRWPSGPIRPILRPCGPDSGPRRQRRLLSSGPASCSGRSGAKWEHVPAGRGACWAPDRPRRRRGPALACREGVGICSDSPAHGCGRGSAHPVGHEGWCPRGGCPRTTDADPPHATSQSSSLLCSPCSHLPHLCPPPGGGGGGRGSAPYSPRPTISRGSLPPPPPRPAPSPPPPPGAPSPPPPPPGAPSPPPPPPPGAPAPPPPPSPGAPSPPPPPPPGAPAPPPPPSPGAPSPPPPPPGALSPPPPPPGALAPPPPLPGAPAPPPPPPGAPSPPPPPPGAPAPPPPPSPGAPSPPPPPPGAPSPPPPPPGAPAPPPPLPGAPTPPPPSPQTPAPPPLPPPGAPAPPPPPPGALAPPPPLPGAPAPPPPLPGAPTPPPPSPQTPAPPPLPPPGAPAPPPPSPGAPSPPPPPPPGAPAPPPPLPGAPAPPPPLPGAPTPPPPSPQTPAPPPLPPPGAPAPPPPSPGAPSPPPPPPPGAPAPPPPSPGALSPPPPPPPGAPAPPPPPPGAPAPPPPSSGAPAPPPPPPGAPAPPPPPPGAPAPPPPPSPGAPAPPPPPPGAPSPPPPSPGAPSPPPPPPPGAPTPPPPPPGVPAPLPSPPPGAPSPPPPPGAPAPPPPPPPGAPAPPPPPSPGAPAPPPPPSPGAPAPPPPPPPPGAPAPPPLTPPGAPTPPPPSPGAPTPPPPSPGAPAPPPSPPGAPSPPPPPPGAPAPPPPPPGAPAPPPSPPGAPSPPPPPPGASAPPPPPPPGAPAPPPPPGAPAPPPSLPGAPSPPPPPPGAPSPPPPPPGAPAPPPPPGAPTPPPSSPAPPPSPPSPSPLHPLPHLRHHHHYPPGSVQNPSLTLLLSFDLEVTRFLSVAVSLCQLSGPL from the coding sequence ATGCATTTGGGGTGGGGGCCTGCGCTGTGCTCTCTGCAGGCCGTTGTCCACACCCCCACTTATGGGGGGGTGCAGATGAAGCCCGGAAGCAGGGGAGGTCACCCCGTTTGTGGCCTCATGAGCGGCGAGCCCCAGGCCTCCTCAGATACGGCCGATGGGTCTGAGGAGGGAAGGGTACCTTCACCTGGCCGGAGGACGCAGGCTGGCTGCCCGCCTGCCTCCCGGTGGCCCTCCGGACCCATCCGGCCCATCCTGCGGCCCTGTGGCCCCGACTCGGGCCCTCGCCGGCAGCGTCGGCTGCTGAGCTCGGGCCCCGCTAGTTGCTCTGGGAGATCGGGTGCCAAGTGGGAACACGTGCCAGCTGGCAGAGGCGCCTGCTGGGCGCCAGACCGGCCTCGGAGGAGACGCGGGCCTGCCCTTGCCTGCCGGGAAGGCGTCGGTATCTGCTCTGACTCACCTGCACACGGGTGTGGACGGGGCTCAGCTCACCCTGTGGGGCACGAGGGGTGGTGCCCACGGGGCGGCTGCCCCAGAACGACAGACGCCGACCCCCCCCATGCCACGTCCCAGAGCTCCAGCCTGCTCTGCTCTCCCTGTTCCCATCTCCCACACCTCTGCCctcctccgggggggggggggggggggcggggctctgcCCCTTACAGCCCCCGACCCACCATCTCCCGTgggtctctgcctcctcccccgccTCGGCCTGCACcatccccacctcctccacctggagcaccctcacctcctcctcctccacctggagcaccctcacctcctcctcctcctccacctggagcacccgcacctcctcctcctccttcacctggagcaccctcacctcctcctcctcctccacctggagcacccgcacctcctcctcctccttcacctggagcaccctcacctcctcctcctccacctggagcactctcacctcctcctcctccacctggagcactcgcacctcctcctcctctgcccggAGCAcccgcacctcctcctcctccacctggagcaccctcacctcctcctcctccacctggagcacccgcacctcctcctcctccttcacctggagcaccctcacctcctcctcctccacctggagcaccctcacctcctcctcctccacctggagcacccgcacctcctcctcctctgcccggAGCACCtacacctcctcctccttcacctcaaACACCCgcacctcctcctcttcctccacctggagcacccgcacctcctcctcctccacctggagcactcgcacctcctcctcctctgcccggAGCAcccgcacctcctcctcctctgcccggAGCACCtacacctcctcctccttcacctcaaACACCCgcacctcctcctcttcctccacctggagcacccgcacctcctcctccttcacctggagcaccctcacctcctcctcctcctccacctggagcacccgcacctcctcctcctctgcccggAGCAcccgcacctcctcctcctctgcccggAGCACCtacacctcctcctccttcacctcaaACACCCgcacctcctcctcttcctccacctggagcacccgcacctcctcctccttcacctggagcaccctcacctcctcctcctcctccacctggagcacccgcacctcctcctccttcacctggagcactctcacctcctcctcctcctccacctggagcacccgcacctcctcctcctccacctggagcaCCCGCACCTCCTCCTCCATCATCTGGAGCAcccgcacctcctcctcctccacctggagcacccgcacctcctcctcctccacctggagcacccgcacctcctcctcctccttcacctggagcacccgcacctcctcctcctccacctggagcaccctcacctcctcctccttcacctggagcaccctcacctcctcctcctcctccacctggagcacccacacctcctcctcctccacctggagtACCTgcacctctcccttctcctccacctggagcaccctcacctcctcctccacctggagcacccgcacctcctcctcctcctccacctggagcacccgcacctcctcctcctccttcacctggagcacccgcacctcctcctcctccttcacctggagcacccgcacctcctcctcctcctcctccacctggagcaCCCGCACCTCCTCCTCTTACTCCACCTGGAGCAcccacacctcctcctccttcacctggagcacccacacctcctcctccttcacctggaGCACCCgcacctcctccttctccacctggagcaccctcacctcctcctccgcCACCTGGAGCACCCGCACCTCCTCCTCCGCCACCTGGAGCACCCgcacctcctccttctccacctggagcaccctcacctcctcctcctccacctggagcatccgcacctcctcctcctcctccacctggagcacctgcacctcctcctccacctggagcaCCCGCACCTCCTCCTTCTCTACCTGGAgcaccctcacctcctcctcctccacctggagcaccctcacctcctcctcctccacctggagcacctgcacctcctcctccacctggagcacccacacctcctccttcttcacctgcaccaccaccatcaccaccatctccaAGCCCCCTGcaccctctcccccatctccgtcaccaccaccactaccctCCTGGCTCTGTTCAGAACCCCTCACTCACTCTCCTGCTTTCCTTTGATTTGGAAGTTACAcgttttctttctgttgctgtgTCGTTGTGTCAGTTGTCTGGGCCGCTGTGA